A window of Asterias amurensis chromosome 10, ASM3211899v1 genomic DNA:
aattGGAACTGtcaaaattttaccttgcgataatattcctcccattccacgaattaaagccactcaatatttgttttatataacttacGTACAcgtatagatccttgtcatttgatgtatttcaaAAGTATAACATAAAAAATCACACAAACTGACAACCAAAAGTCATATAGCGCCTCGTAGCGGCACCAATGCACAAAttggatcacaaccttttgccggttagcatagttttgttgtgcttagctagtttttgtacAGTTCTTTGTAAAAGAGCTGCGACCAACGACTCAAAAGGTGCTTTATTCTGTCACATTCTTACTCGTGGAGTCAGGACTGATTCTTCATTCCTGAAAGGGTAAggcggtgttttttctttgacagaacttccatagtttttttttctaagacCTTTTTAAATTGCTAAGCAGTTTGTCTGAATCCTCTTGCAGGGACTTGAAGCCAGACAATCTTCTGGTAGCTGATGATGGCCATGTCAAGTTAACAGACTTTGGGCTCTCACAGATCACTCTCAATAGAAGTAAGTAATAAATATGGTatttgaggtacatgtattgcATGGGGAGGTATCAATATTCTTGcttggtagattatgttcttttgagaccttgcaggcctgatacttcaaggaggcaacgaaggccatTGCATACttgctccctggtcattgccttggtgcccttgaaatgctccgtagaaacttacaatttccccATAGGGTGGCCTTTGCCCCTTTCCCAAAAAGAAAAttccttagtgcccttgcccttctaAAAacgggagacttctctactgTCAAAAAGAACTGTCGGCAATGACAACTACATGAACTTTAACTTTagtggatcaaggggacttctcgttaacTTCACTACCTCGGATTGAGTTCTTAATTGATCTAAATGTTTCaacagcttgctctagtcattgtcataGCGCTTTATCTACGGACGTCTGAAAGCACTTATttacttggtttttttttgaagTTCTGAATTATGAGATGTAGTTTTGAAGCACCTtgcaagggtttacaaggtgctttggtgcatacagcagccacttCCATAAAATCCGGGGCTAACCTGTATTCTGAGGGAAAAGTGTAActgagtttttttcttctaattcttcttttttgtcttcttaCAGGAATAAACGTGACAGATATTATGAGAACGCCGTCCTTACCGAGCACCAAGTCAGGTTGCAGAGATTACTTTCGGACTCCAGGACAACTTCTGTCTCTCACAACAACTTTTGCTTTCGTAAGTTGACTGGCTTTAGTTCGCATTATGGAAAAGCTCCATTAGAGCATGTTGAAGTTTGGCCACAACAAATCAGAAAATATACATTCTTTTTCAGTGAGGGAGTGTGTTTAAATTGAATTACTTGCCTAATTAAACTGAATGGATGAGCAATTAATTTGCTTAGGGCATCCAGCAGCTCTACTGGtttgcttaccagagtaaggttaccagccaaactaccatgatGTGACaagtacaacttgtgactggtatcctgcaaattTCTGCTGAGAAAAGTTTTCTGCAATAGATCCCTTGCATGACGTGAAACGCTACACTGACGCTGAGCTCATTTTCacacacaaagaacagctatcgtctaCTCTAATCATCTGGCTCTAGTGAGGTTGCTTTTTGAGCGTGTGACCTCACCTTGCTTAAggtgctctatgaaattgggttgtAGAACAATTTTATGAAGAcctctaattttttttttttcaacagaatcAAGGCTCTGTTGCAAACGCCAGACCGGCTCACCAGTCCCCTTTCACAACTCCGCTTACCGCGTTAGGGCGTTAGGTAACAAACCACACCACAGACCCTCGTCGTCAGAACGTTGCGGTAGTCGAGATAGATCATGCAGTTACCTCAGTACCATAGACTGTTCAAAAACCCACGTGCCAAAAGCGGACATCAGTAACAAACACGTTACGATTGTTGAAGAAGGTGGTCATGAAAATATTGGCGTTACCTCACCGATTGATAGCTGCTCAAAAGATGAAGTGTTCAATGAGAAGGAAAACAGCATTGGTATAATTGAGACGCCTCTGAATACTGGCGGGCGGAGACCTCTGGTGAAGAAAGATTGCAGTCTTGACTCAAACAATGTCGCCATGAGGTTGATGGAAAGTGTCTCCCCGGCGCCCCCAATTATGAAGCTGGAGTTTGACTCTTCCAGCAAGATCACATCTCCCGATCTCGGCTACGACAGCAAGGGTTCGCCAAGGAGCTTCTGTGTGCCTTCCAGTGACAATGTGGCGAGTGACGTCAGAGCAGACTCGTCTCTACATAGTCCTGGTAATGTCAAGTTGTCGACTCCGTTAACATCTCCGTGTTTTGGAGTGCAGCAATCAACGCCAGAAGGCACCTTCAGTAACCCCCAAAACCTGTCTTCTAAGATTCCCCACGAAGGGGTAAATGTCTCCACTTCACGGACATCGTACAGCACCGACAGCGATGAGTTCACAACCTCAGGGAGCTTCAAAAGTCCTGGTGTCGCACGTGGTCGGATTCTAACCTACGACTCAAGCGAAATGTTGCCGCCTGTTGGAGCTGGTGGAAGAAAACGCAATCGCTCCGAACTGTCGGTCATCAGCCCGATTGAGGACAAAACCAAAGGAGGGTTTTTTAGTGAGGGAGGTCACACTGGTCTGACGATGGAGATCAGCGCCATTGGGTTAGTGAACAGCTCCAAGACAGGTGTCCCGACACCTGCTTCCAACCTGTCTTCCTCGTCAATCAGTGAGAGTCTGGAAGACTCAGACCTCTCCAGGAGCTTAGACATCGGTGACACAGAAGAAGCAAGGAAAGCCAAGAGGaacaagagaaacgtcagctTTGGTCATGAGGTGGACACCGAAGACCTCACTCCCTCAGAACTTGTCCGACCTCGTATGAGCTTGGAAAGAATCGACAACTTATATAGACGAGAAACCTCTGGACCAATCGGATTTCAGTATGGACATTCATGATGAGAATGAGAGTGAGGGTAACCAATCGGCAGGCGGCATAGAATCAGGTGGTCATGATGTCACAATGGACGGGGCCAATAGGAAAGCAATGTTTGGGCCACCCAGGACTCCATTCAGGGTAAGTTAGAGATCATTTCAATAAGTGAAAATTCTCACTTTATATTTGCAAATTTTATTAAACCTGTCTGACAAGAACTACACTGGCTCCTTGAAAAACTTGCGAATCACATGTTTAACCTCATCACTTTCAAATCTGTCTATATATCTAGCGCGTGGTACCTTAtctgtttttaaaaagaactCTTTACAGATGCTTACATTATTACAATGTATACTACTATACACATaatgactggcaatgaggtaactagtgtacgtctattcccccgagggactttgagtcaagagagggcgctgtaaccaggcactatttCCAAAGACTTGCGCCCACtggggaactagttcccgcaaacactagtcttggttccaagaccattggtgttgcgcggtcacacacaaccaacgttccgattatgcacggcaaaaactgtccacgcttgttatgaacgaacgctagcgggcactctgtttctctgatttacagatctcaccatgtcctgtgctctaaatcagagaaacagagcgcccgctagcgttcgttcattacaagcgtggacagtttttgccgtgcataatccgaacgttggttgtgtgtgaccgcgcaacaccaatggtcttggaaccaagactacgcAAACACGCGCgggcgatcactagactatattagttcatcccacgtgaccgtgtttcagccaaccagagtacagaacaagcaagaggtgttaAATGAATATATTCCTGTTCGTCTTCTTCGTTCTGTTGGCCAATCCCAACGGACTCCCAACTTCTTGTTCAACTTAATTTTATGGTCAAAGAGCTTTGCACTTTAGTTATGGAGCGACACATTCACCAAGCTGACTCTTCAGATTTTCAAGAGAATTCAAATGACTTATTTGGTGGAATCTTTGAATTTGTAACTAGTGCCTGATTtatccccagtcgtgacacttgtgtccttaaagccattatacactttcggtaaacagtattgtcaaagtcccactgttcgtgtatcacaacttatatataaattaacaatcctgtggaaatttaggctcaatcggacatcggagtcgggagaaaataacgggaaaacccactcctgttttcgcgtgtttcgccgtgtcatgacatgtgtttataacaaatccgtaagtctcgctaacgagaatttatcttgttttaccttttttctcaaaaagtaaagcatttcatggactaatatttcaagagaagtctttcaccattaccttctgtaaaccctgtaaattatttgtaattctgggaatttttttttttttttttttctgtaccgaaagggtccaatggctttaaagacactggacactattggtaattgtcaaagaccagtcttctcacttggtgtatctcaacatacacatatgcataaattaacacacctgtgaaaatttgagcttgattggtcatcggagttgcgcgataactatgaaagaaaaaaacacccttgtaacactaagttgtgtgctttcagatgcttgatttcgagacctcaaattcgaaacttgaggtctcgacatctaattcgtggaaaattacttctttctcgaaaacttcagagggagccgtttcttacaatgttgtatactatcaacctctccccattacttattaccaagtggggttttatgataataattattttgagtaggcctaattaccaatagtgtccactgcctttaagcaagacacttaaacattgccttcgggtgggacgtaaagccattggtctgATGTGtcgtgtaacgcatgtaaaagaacccagtgcacttatcttaaagagaaggggtttgcctggTCTGATCGAGAGCTAATTGCGCTACAGCACCTTGTGAAAcatttacatggtgctatctaaggattaggtctcataattcaaacgtagacccacataccttgcaggaaatactgtatgttataGCGCCCGGAGCGTCACAGAGTGACGGACGTGTGTGCTACGAATAAGAcgcaacaattattattatgatgattTCATTGACTTATGCTGTTTGTTGCGCATAGACATGATTATAGTTGACATAATTATATTACATATACACTTTAAATATTTGCCTTTTGCTGATAAACTTACCATGCTTTTAACAAAATGGATTAACAATTAGCCCATTTCCTGTGGAGGTGAGCAAATACAGAGAACTGTAATAAAAGTTGTTTAGCACCAATGTACATTCAAGAACTCATAATCATGAGATCACTCTTAATCAACTTACCCTCTCAGGAGTTTACAAGACCATACATTGCTGTCTCAGCCATCTAGGAAATCAAGGGCTACTTTATGTGATCGGGCATTTGTATACGCCGCTCCAATTGGAACATCTCCCACCTTGCATTAGACAGTCTTCTTCACTTAATTTAAATCTTAGTTAAAAACCCATTTGTTGACTTCACCCATTTAGTTCATCCTtgctctgtttgtgtattttttttttcttctctgcatttttttttgtattccttgTAAAACGCAGTAGAGTATATCTTTATAGGTCACTGCGCAATGTAAATTGCcgtgttattactattattataataggTACGTATTGCTTCATGGTCCCTTATagtgtcaaaaataaaaacgtcTTTCAGAGTGGTATTAAAAAAGTGGCCGCTTGAAGCTTTACGTGATATGGAAAATCTTCATGCACCAGCCAGGCTGCTCAGCTCATCCGACACCAAACTTCTGCACATTACACGCACACGCCATTCATGGGGAGCCTGGTCCTTCTCACACTTTGGCCCATCACTAACGAACGAACTCCCACAAAATCACCGACACATCACTACCTATTCCAGCTTCAAAACCCATTTTAGAatgaatttttgtgcttagccaTGTAGCTCTTTTGCAAACTTGCTTCTGCATCTCTCCTGTGCCAagagtgtctttaagttttagACAGACGTGTCGCATTATAAATTGCCACtattatttttagtaaaataTGAAGATGTCATGGTCTCTTTTGTTCCGGTCATTTTccttgaagacgagcagagtagaCTGTTTCGAAATGCCGAGACCAAAACGTTTTCAGAATCAGCGTGTCCCTTTGAAATGTACACTATAGCTGACGACATGAGATTCGGTATAGTGCTCGATGTTTAATTGGTTTTTAAAGCCAATTAAAAACGACACCCCGTCTTTGCCTAAGTGAGGCCGACTGGTGTAGTCCTCTTTGCAATTATCGAAAGTCCTCTTTGCATTTAGCTTCCTTTTAAAGTAATAATTAAACTCAACACGGATGTGTATAGTTTACAAACACACTTGAAACTTGTGTGTTTGCTGATATACTTACTATGCTTTTAACAAATGGGTTAACAAACAGCCAATTTGTTATTGATATAGCAAATGCCGAGAATGTTGACATAATTACGTTTTGCAAAATGGCCTGTTAGTTTCAAACACAAAAAACGTCAACCTGTTTGTAACTACATAGACGAAGGAGAATTATGACACCCGAACATAGAGTGCAGTTTAAGAAGACGTGTGCCCACAGTTTGCCTCATTTCTCCATTAGCTTTTAGGGCAGTTTCGAGATTTACCCAGACTATCATCTGATGCTAACACCAAGCTTCTTTTGAACAGAACAACTGGACACCGAACACGAGTAACTTTTGAAAACACGCAGCCAGGTAACGACCGATGAACACGGGCTCTGACCAGGGTCCACataggtgaaaggcagggacaggAACCACCGAGGCAACCCTGGGCTGCTCAACCCTATGCTTCTTGTGAACAGAGCTGGACACCTAACATTAGTAACTTTTGAAAACCCACAGCCAGGTAGCGACCAATGAAATCACAGTTCATATGCTCCGGTCCATGCTctaaccagggtccacagatgtgaaaggcagggacagaagCTACTGAGGCAACCCTGGGCTGCTCAACCCGATGCCTCATGTGAACAGAGCTGGAAACCCAACACGAGTAACTTTTGAAAACACGTGGCCACTTAGCAACCGATGAACACACAATCCATATGCTCCGGTCCGGgctcgaaccagggtccacagatgtgaaaggcagggacagaaactACTGAGGCAACCCTGGGCTGCTCAACCCGATGCTTCTTGTGAACAGAGCTGGAAACCTAACATGAGTAACTTTTGAAAACGCCAGATACCGACCGATGAAAACACAGTCCAAATTAAACTCTTGATATTGCTTAGGTTGCAGTTAAACTTCACCATGGAACCGATAGAATGCAGTTTAAATGATACATTGAACCTCACTACTAACGGAGCTCTCATATTGCTTTATAATTCTACAGACAAAGTCGTAATACCTGTTATTCTACCAGTTATATTTGCCCTGTGTCTTCTCTTCAACTTTATTTTTCTGTTTGCAGTTTTCCGTGTTTCTGAGGTGAGATCGGACACGACTGTTTATTTGATACACTTGGCATTGGCTGACTTTATATTTATGTTCAGCCACGTATGCTTTTACATGTTGTCATTTCTACGGTCTCCAGTGAAAGGCCATTTATCATTCACCCATCCCATGGAGTGCGTGTTGTCAATCGTGTCTATAATAACTGGGTATGTCTCATCGATTGCACTCGTAACTATGATGTCATTTGAGAGATATCTTGCTATCTGCCATCCTCTAAAGCATCTTAAAATCCGTGGTCGAGAACGCACCCTGAAAATCATTGCTTTTTGTTGGTTGATTGGGTTTATCTGGAGTGTTGCGGTAACACCTAGTCATGCAACTCTTCAAACGACATGTGTACGTTGGCCGGATGATGACGCCTACCAAATGTTCCCGTCAGCTCTAACGTCTTGTACATTTATAGGTTCGTGGGCTTATCACTACAGTCAAGCCATCGTGATTCTTCCCTGGTTCATTTCAATGTTTAGCAACGGGTACATGTATGCGCGCATCATACAGGCACTTAACAAACGCAGGGGTGCCAATGGTAGAACAGAGACAGACAGGAAAGCCGTGCAAATCCGCAACCAAGCTGCCAAAATGTTGATTGTCAACGGTGTGGTTTTCTTCATTTGTCAGTCTCCGTACACTTTCATCGTTCTCATTATCTGGATGTACCGTATAACTCAGATTGACAATCCAATTTATGAATTTCTAATTAATGGAGGTTCTTGGCTTATGTACTTGCCACAGTACATCAACACCATTCTTAATCCTGTGATCTACGGTGTGATAAACAGGCAATACCGAGCTGCCTTCGTTAGAGCCTTTCACCTGAAAGCCTCCACAACTAGACATCAACGCACACTGCACCCAGTCCATGCAATAAGTCCTACATCAAATACTGCTGCACAGCCAAGTTCAACTGAAGAAGGAGACAATGACACTGAATCTATGAAAGGAACCTGGCTATGATTGCGTCATTGCACCGTAACGTCAAGGTACCAAATCACCCTGTGCACCGTCACAGGGTAAGGCGATATCCGAATTGACGGCTACATaaatggctacggctgttgctaaggacttCCTATAAGTCAACGCATGTTGACGCTGatatctagccatagccgtagcgaTATCCGCATTACGGGACACAGCCAAACATCGATCGTCTCAAATCAAAGGTATCAGCATGATTTTCGATTCTTATTTGAGTTATGTCACATCAATTGATATAAATTAGCGTTGAGGCAAGAAACTTTCACCAGCGGGATTCGAAACTCCGACCCCAGGTTACCATGCCAGTGTGACAAGAGTTTTTGCAACCCGGAGATGCACCCCATACAGACAATGACTTGTGTAACAAATGCGTCTATAAAAAAGCTAATATCCACGTCCGAATTTTTGTCGTCCATTACAGTTTATCGGAACTTAAACGGAAACAGAGTACATTCTTTCTCACACGGTTTTATTTGCTGTTTACCGGCTAAAAATAAGTGATGGTTGCAGTGTTCATGATATAAATAGTTTATTAGAATTAAAAGTAAACTTgtaggtacaaccatgtaatagtAAGCAAACATTCTGACAAAATTGTAGGGAGACCGCCATCTTAGGGATATAGATCATttggtatagacctttatcacgctatCACactcttggtcatgttccctattTCCAATAACGGTATATGCTAACATTCAATGCTAAAACATtacaccagactattattttgttcaccCTCAGTTTGGTTAATGAGTtgaaatggagtaaaatcaagatggccacaccgtgataacgGTCTTTAGCGCTGAATTGTTGACCCGGAGGTCACAGCTTCTAATCCCGCTCTATtatggttgtttttttgttcgacaaaaaattaacaacaaaactCCCTTGAATGATATGAGATAACAGCATAAAACAAGTTGCACGTgaatatattattataaaatggtTGAAAGGCAATCC
This region includes:
- the LOC139943355 gene encoding melatonin receptor type 1A-like; the encoded protein is MEPIECSLNDTLNLTTNGALILLYNSTDKVVIPVILPVIFALCLLFNFIFLFAVFRVSEVRSDTTVYLIHLALADFIFMFSHVCFYMLSFLRSPVKGHLSFTHPMECVLSIVSIITGYVSSIALVTMMSFERYLAICHPLKHLKIRGRERTLKIIAFCWLIGFIWSVAVTPSHATLQTTCVRWPDDDAYQMFPSALTSCTFIGSWAYHYSQAIVILPWFISMFSNGYMYARIIQALNKRRGANGRTETDRKAVQIRNQAAKMLIVNGVVFFICQSPYTFIVLIIWMYRITQIDNPIYEFLINGGSWLMYLPQYINTILNPVIYGVINRQYRAAFVRAFHLKASTTRHQRTLHPVHAISPTSNTAAQPSSTEEGDNDTESMKGTWL